GCCGCTCGACGCGCCGCCGGGGGTGAACTCCGAGACGGTGCCGGTGACGGCGATCTCCATGCCCTGGACGACCGTCGGGGCGGACCCGGTGAAGACGAAGATGCCGTCCGAGGTGGCGTCGTCGCCGTCGCCCTCGCCGTTCTCCCCGGTGTCCTGGAGGTAGTAGCCGTTGCCGTCCACCGCGGTCACGACGCCGCGCGCCGTGACGGTCTGGCCGGCCAGCGGGGAGGTGGCGCCGGTTCCCTGGATCTCGCCGATCGCGGTATAGTCCGGCTCCGCCGGGACGCCGATGCCGAACAGTCGGGTGGTCCCGCTGACCTCGTTGGTGACCGCCAGCAGCGGCTCGCCGGTCGGGCTGTCGCCGGCGGTGATGAAGGCCAGACCTTCCGGGCCGAGGTCGCCCGCGGTGCCGTCCTCGGCCGATCCGGCGAAGTCGCGGGTATTGACGTACTGGACGAACCGGGCGCCGTCGGCGTCGGTCACGTCATAGACCATGACGCCGCCGACCCGCTCCAGACCGACGAAGGCATAGGTGCGGCCGTCGACCTCGCCGACCGCGACGCCTTCCGGCTCCGGCCCCTTGTTGTCGGACCGGTTGTCGAAGCTGTCGTTTTCGTCGTTGTTGGCGTTGAAGCCGGTGGTGCCCAGCTCCGCGGCGGTGATCCGCTCGAACTGGTCGCCGCTGTCGAAGACCCGCTCACCCTGGTCGTTCCAGATCGTGAAGGACCGGCCGCCGAAGGTGTAGAGCTGGTCGATGTCGCCGTCGCCGTCGGTATCGCCGTCCACGGCCGAGACCGTCAGGCGGCCCAGTTCCTCGTCGGACTGGAGCGATTCGGCGTCGGGGAAGGCGGTCGGATCCAGGTCCGCGTCGGCGACGCGGATCTCCTCGCCGTCGCGGGTATCGCCCTCGTTGGCGGTGACCCAATAGGTCTCGCCGTCCGCCCCGGCGTAGCTCGCGATCGCGTCGGGCTGGTACAGGCCCAGGACGGGGACCGGGCGGATCGCGATGCCGTCCTCGTCGTTCGGGTCGATTCCGTTGCCGTCCTCGGAGAAGTCCTTGGTGCCCAGCGGCAGGATGTCGGTCACCTCCAGGGTGGAGAGGTCGATCCGCGCGACCGCGTTGTTCTCCTGCAAGGTGGCCCAGGCGACGGCGCCGTCCGGGGACACCGCGATATATTCCGGCTCCACGTCCTGCGAGACGGTCTTGCCCGCCTCGATCCGCACGCCCTGGTCGCGCAACTCGTCCTCCCGCCCGTCGAAGGCGGAGAAATCGATCGGCGTCGCCTCGGCCCCGATCAGGCCGTCGGCGAGGTCGATGACGCTGATGCTGCCTTCGGGGTCGGTCGTGTCGGTCGGTTCCCCCTCGTTGGCGACCAGCAGCTTCGTCCCGTCCGCCGTGAAGGTCAGCGAGTCCGGAAGCACGCCGGCCTCGACGGTGCCCAGGAAAGTCCCGCCGTTGCTGTAGAAGGCGACGAAGCCGTTCTCGGCGCCGTCCTCGTTCTGCACCGCGGCGGCGACCACCCCGCCGGAAACGGCCACGCTGTTGACGCCGCCTGCTCCGGACAGCGCGCCGATGTCGGCCTGTCCGACGCGGACCGGCGCGTCGGGATCGGAAACGTCGAGGATGTCCACCGCCAGGTCGCCGTCGTTGCTGACGAACAGCCGCTGGGTCAGCGGATCATAGGCCGGGATCTCCTGCGCGCTCTCGTCGAAGATGCCGGTCTCGAACACGCCGAGCGGCGTCAGCGCGATGCCGGCTCCCGTATCGCCATCACCATCGCCGTCACCGTCACCATCCCCGATGTCGTCCAGCGAGTCCTCGCGGACCGACAGGTTCTGGATGCGCTCGTCCTCGGCCTGCGCGGTCTCGGCTTCGTCGAACGGGGTCTCGGCGAACTCGGCGGCCAGGTACTCGGCCAGGGCGTCCTGCTCGGTGCCGGGGTCGGCGAAGGTCGCGGCGCCCGGGTCGGTCGGCACGTCGGCCAGATCGACGCGGTTGGCGAACTCCGGATCGGCCTCGATGAACTCGGGGAACGGATAGCCGTCGCCGCCGTCCGCCAGGAAGCTCAGGGTCACCAGCCGGATGGCGTCCGGCGCGTCCGGGGCGACCTCGCCGTCGGCGACGACGGTCCGGGCCGGTTCGCCCTGGTCGTCCAGCAGCACGGCCGTGCGCACCCGCTCGCCGGCCGGCAGGTCCGGGTCATAGCTGAAGGCGACGCCGCCGACCTGGGCGAACTGGCCGGGAGTGGCGCCGGGGCCTACGGCGGCGACGCCGTGCTCCAGGGCGGCCTTGAGCTGTTCGGCCGTCACGGTCAGCGTGGTCAGGCTGTTGTTGAAGCGCAGCGCGTTGGAGATGTCCAGCTCGGAGACCTCGCCCGCCTCCTTGCCGGCTTCCGGGTTGGCCTGGGTCGGCAGCAGGGTGCCGTCATCCGCCACCGTGCCGATCGGCGCGCGGATGCCGCCGCCGTTCTTGATCGAGACCTGGACGTCCGGGTCGATCTCCCGCGCCGCCGCGATGTTGGCGTCGGACGACAGGTTGCCCAGGTTGGTCTCCTCCGTCCGGACATTGATCCGGCGGCCCTCCAGGAATACCGAGCTGAGGCCGAAGACGTTGCCGTCCTGGGCGTCCACGATACCCTGGACTTCTCCCACCAGGTCGCTGACCTCGCCGGCCGCGGTGCCCTCGGCGAATGGGTCGGCGCCGTCGTAGAGCGCCGCGACCTGCTCGTCCGTGGTGGCGATCGGGCCGCTCTCCTCCGGATCGATGCCGTCCGGAATCAGCACGCCCTCGGCGTCGAACTCGACCACCAGCCGGCCGACATAGCTGTATTCGCCGTCGGTCGAGACGATGGCGATCGGGTTGCCGTCCGCTCCGGTCGCGGTGACCGGGTAGGGGCCGGCAGCCTCGTCGCCGGGTCGGAGCGTGTCGGTGTCGTCGGCCAGGATCGTGTCGGACCCGCCGGCGATGATCACGTCCACGCCGTTCAACAGCGGTGCCAGACCCTGTTCAAGGGCGAGCTGCTGGAGATGGCTGACCAGGACGACCTTGGTGACGCCCTGGTCGGCCAGCCGGGCCGCCTCGGCATTGACGATCTCCGCCAGGGTGGAGAGGTCCTCGTCCGAGCCCTCGACCCCGACCGTGCCGGGGGAGGAGATCTCTGCGAGGCGCGGCGTGGTCAGGCCGATCACGCCGATCGGCTCGCCGTTCTCCTCGATGATGGCGCTGTTCGCGATCTTGGCCGGATCGGCGGTACCGGCCGCCGCGGCGTCCAGGTCGGTGCGGAAGCTGTCGGCGGTTCGGATCTCGTCCGTGTAGAGGGATTCGAGTCCGGAGCCGGTGAATTCCAGGTTCGACGACAGGTAGGGGAACTGGGCGCCCATCCAGTCGATCCCGGACAGCGGCGGTTCGCCGGCGTCCGGCGCCCCGGCGGCCACGCCGATGATCGAGGAGATGGCGTCCAGCCCGAGGTCGAACTCGTGGTTGCCGAAGGCCGAGGCGTCGAACCCGACCAGGTTCATCACCGAGATGTCGATGCGGCCCTGCGCCGGAGCCAATTCTTCGAAGCTCACATCGTCGGCATCGGCCGGCAATCCGTACAGGAAGTTGTAGGCATCCGCGAAGGCGGGACCCAGGTCGGGATCGGCGGAGGCGTTGAAGAAGGGGCCGGGAATATAGTTGTCGCCGGCCGACAGGGTGATGGAGTTTTCCTCCTCCGCCTCCAGGGCCTGCTCGATGGCGGCGAAATTGGGTGCCCGCTGGATCGCGTCGATGCCACCTTCCAGGTCAGAGGCATGAAGTATCTGGAGACGGAAGGTCTCGTCGGTGCTGATCGTGCTGGACATCAAGTAAGCCCTCCCTACGCCTGTATAATAAGTGCGGCAACCTGCGTGATGACACGGAGCCGCGATTGGCTGGGCGGACATTTTCAGAAAGCGATTTCAGTAATATTACAAGTCGATGATAATCGGCTTGGCTCGATTATTGGATTAATCCAAACGGCCTTAAAAATTTACATATAATAATATTAAAATAATAGGTTAATGTTCTTGTGTCGGCTCTCGGATCGTGGACTGGAGCACCATCGATTCCACTGTCCGCACCAGGCGTTGGCCAAGGTTCATGGGTCCGGATACCGCAGCCACCTCGTGGAAGGCGGCACCTTCGACGAGGTAGTGCGGGTCCGGTCGAATGTCGAACTGCCGAGCCGGCTCGTTATCCTCAGCCGGCCCTCTCCAGGCCGCACCAGCCCGCCATGAACAGGGCGAGGACCCGCGTCACGTCCCGCAGGCTGTCGAGCGACACGGACTCATCGATGCCGTGGATGCCGGCGGCCTCGGGGCCGTAGCAGGTGGCCGGCGTGTTTCCGTAGAGATTGAAGAAGCGGGCATCGGTGGTGCAGGTCGCGGCCAGGTCGGCCGGTTCGCCGCCGAGCACCGTCCGGTGGCTGTCGGCCAGCATGCGCATCATCGGGTGCTGTCGGTCGATCACGCAGCCCTCGGCCTGGAAGCCCCGCCACTCCACCTCGACCCGCAGCCCGCCCAGCTCCCTTTCCGCCTCGCGCACGGTTCCCAGGACGGCGTCGCGCACCTCGGCCGTGGTCATGCCGGGATAGAAGCCGATCCGGACGTCGATCGTGCAGCGCGACGGAACCGAGGACGTCCATTCGCCGCCCTCGATCCTGCCCAGGTTGAAGTTCACGGGATGGCGGTGGTCGGCGTATGCGGGATGGCGATGTCCCGGCTCGTTCCAGCGCTCCTCCAGCCGGCGCAGACGGTCCATCAGGGCGAAGGCGCTCTCGATGGCGTTGCTCCCGGCCGAGGTGTCCAGCACATGCGCCGGCTTGCCGGTGACGGTCAGGCGCACCCACATCACGCCCAGCTGCGCCGTCATGAGGGTGTGGTCGAAGGGCTCGGGGATGACCGCGGCGTCGGCGCGGTAGCCGCGGTGGAGGCAGGCCAGCGCGCCGTTGCCGGTGCATTCCTCCTCCACCACGGACTGGAGATAGACCGGCGCCGCCGGGGCGAACCCCAGCTCGCGGAGCGCCCGGAAGGCGGTGGTGTAGGCGGCGATCCCGGCCTTCATGTCGCCGGAGCCACGGCCGAACAGCCGCCCGTCGCGCACCACGGGCTCATAGGGCGGGTTGCTCCAGAGCTCTCCCGGTCCTTCGGGAACCACGTCGATATGGCCGTTCAGGATGAGCGAGCGCCCCGTCGCCCCGCGCGGCCGGTGGATGCCCACCACATTCTCCCGCCCGTCATAGGACATGACCGAGGGGGAGTAGCCGGGCAGGGCGCGGATCGCGTCCTCGTCGATGGCGAAGCGGTCCACCTCCAGTCCCAGATCGGCGAACGCCGATTCCATCACGGCCTGGGCGCCCTGTTCGTTGCCGAGCGTGGAGGGTTCCCCCACCAGGGCGGACAGCAGCGCCACGTTGGCGTCCTGGAGCGCGTCAACCGCGTCGATGACGGCCTGCCGCAATCCCCCGTCCGGAAGCCCGCCGTCGGAAGCAATACCCTTGTCCATTGTTTTTCTCCTTTTTCATCCGTTCCGGCGCCGCCGCACCATGACGCAGGCGACGGCGGAAACCACCAGGGCGAGCGAGACCAGCACGCGCGCCGTCAGCGGGTCGCCGAGGACCAGGACGGAGCCGGCGACGCCCACCACCGGTATCACCAGGGTGGCGATGGTCGATTGCGCGACGGTGAGCCGCTTGACGATGACGAACCACAGGATCTGCGCGACGCAGATGGAGAAGACGAGGTGATAGCCCAGGGCCAGCCAGGTCGACAGGTGCCAGGAGGCCGGCCCCGGCGCGGACTCCAGCACGGCCGCCAGGACGATCACCGGCAGGGCCGACAGGGCGTATTGCCAGCCGGTCACCACGACGGCGTGGCTCTCCCAAATGCCGCGCCGTTTCATCAGCACGGTCCCCAGGGCCCAGGACACGGCCGCAGTGATGACCAGGAGCGGTCCCGCAAGGTTCCCGGCTCCACCCCGCAGGGCTTCCGGACCGAGCAAGACCAGCAGCCCGCCCAGCCCGAGCGTCAGGCCGACGACCTGCCGCCCGCCCGGCCGCTCGCCCAGGAAGGGGATCGCCAGCAGGGCGGCCCAGACCGGCATGGTGAAGGCGATGATGGCGGCGCGCGAGGTCGGCATCATCAGCTGCGCGAAGGCCGTGCAGAGATTGAAGGCGAGGATGTTGAGCAGACCCGTCGCCGCCAGCCACGGCATTTCCGCAGCAGGCACCTTCAGCGGGAGTCCCCTGGCCCGTGCCCAGGCCAGCAGCGCCAGCGCTCCCGTGGAGAAGCCGATGGCGCGGAGCGTGATGGGCGGCAACTCGAACAGCACCGTTTTCACCGCCGGCCAGTTGCCGCCCCAGAACAGCCCGATCGCCAGGATCAGCACGACCTTCGCGACGGTCTGCCGGGCATCGGGAATGGTGCCGGCGGACGGTGCTTCGGCGTGCGAGCCCATCGCGGCTATGACCGGGCCGAAGCGGGCTCCAGGAACTCGACCTCCACGAAGACGAGATCGCCGTCGCCGTCGTTGATCACGTTGTGCGACACGCCGGCGGAGCGGAAATAGCTCCGGCCGGGCTCCAACTCGGCATGGTTCACCGTGCCGTCCGGCATTTCCAGCCGCATGCGGCTGCGGGTGACCGGGACGATCACGTAGTCGTACTCGTGGGTATGGGCGCCCGTCTCGGCACCCGGCGCGAAGCGCCACTCGGTGACGCGGGTGCGGCCGTTCTCGAGGTGCTGGTGCGGCGTCGCCTTGGGGCGGGAGGCAGTGTCGGTCATGGCTTGGGTTTCCGGGGTCAGGAGGCGGAAGGGAGGCGGTGGGCGGCTTCGAACCCGTCCAGGAAGCTCGCGAGGTTCGCGGCGAGGTGGTCGACCGCGTAGCCGCCTTCCTGGATCAGCACCGTCGGCAGGGCCGCCTCGGCGATGATGCGGCCCAGCCGGCCGAAGCCGGGCGTGGTG
This Skermanella mucosa DNA region includes the following protein-coding sequences:
- a CDS encoding choice-of-anchor I family protein — its product is MSSTISTDETFRLQILHASDLEGGIDAIQRAPNFAAIEQALEAEEENSITLSAGDNYIPGPFFNASADPDLGPAFADAYNFLYGLPADADDVSFEELAPAQGRIDISVMNLVGFDASAFGNHEFDLGLDAISSIIGVAAGAPDAGEPPLSGIDWMGAQFPYLSSNLEFTGSGLESLYTDEIRTADSFRTDLDAAAAGTADPAKIANSAIIEENGEPIGVIGLTTPRLAEISSPGTVGVEGSDEDLSTLAEIVNAEAARLADQGVTKVVLVSHLQQLALEQGLAPLLNGVDVIIAGGSDTILADDTDTLRPGDEAAGPYPVTATGADGNPIAIVSTDGEYSYVGRLVVEFDAEGVLIPDGIDPEESGPIATTDEQVAALYDGADPFAEGTAAGEVSDLVGEVQGIVDAQDGNVFGLSSVFLEGRRINVRTEETNLGNLSSDANIAAAREIDPDVQVSIKNGGGIRAPIGTVADDGTLLPTQANPEAGKEAGEVSELDISNALRFNNSLTTLTVTAEQLKAALEHGVAAVGPGATPGQFAQVGGVAFSYDPDLPAGERVRTAVLLDDQGEPARTVVADGEVAPDAPDAIRLVTLSFLADGGDGYPFPEFIEADPEFANRVDLADVPTDPGAATFADPGTEQDALAEYLAAEFAETPFDEAETAQAEDERIQNLSVREDSLDDIGDGDGDGDGDGDTGAGIALTPLGVFETGIFDESAQEIPAYDPLTQRLFVSNDGDLAVDILDVSDPDAPVRVGQADIGALSGAGGVNSVAVSGGVVAAAVQNEDGAENGFVAFYSNGGTFLGTVEAGVLPDSLTFTADGTKLLVANEGEPTDTTDPEGSISVIDLADGLIGAEATPIDFSAFDGREDELRDQGVRIEAGKTVSQDVEPEYIAVSPDGAVAWATLQENNAVARIDLSTLEVTDILPLGTKDFSEDGNGIDPNDEDGIAIRPVPVLGLYQPDAIASYAGADGETYWVTANEGDTRDGEEIRVADADLDPTAFPDAESLQSDEELGRLTVSAVDGDTDGDGDIDQLYTFGGRSFTIWNDQGERVFDSGDQFERITAAELGTTGFNANNDENDSFDNRSDNKGPEPEGVAVGEVDGRTYAFVGLERVGGVMVYDVTDADGARFVQYVNTRDFAGSAEDGTAGDLGPEGLAFITAGDSPTGEPLLAVTNEVSGTTRLFGIGVPAEPDYTAIGEIQGTGATSPLAGQTVTARGVVTAVDGNGYYLQDTGENGEGDGDDATSDGIFVFTGSAPTVVQGMEIAVTGTVSEFTPGGASSGNLSTTQISQVTDTRVLATDADLPDAVIIGEAGREPPTETISPDGIEFYESLEGMRVTVADAVATSPTNGFGEIFTVADQGAGATGLNDRGAIVIGPDDFNPERVQLQFDSDVSGDLTAEVDTGALLGDVTGVVSYAFGNYEVLVQELGEVVPSPIERETTDLEGGADRLTVAGYNVENLDPNDDDGDTDLADGKFDAQAEQIVTNLKSPDIIALQEIQDGSGSADDGTVSGEATAQALIDAIEEAGGPTYTYVEVAPEDGTSGGQPGGNIRVGMLYNGDRVDLVEDSVQAIGEFGEEPWTDSRVPLYAQFEFNGNAVDVITVHNTSKGGGTPLFGAVQPPVNGGEEQRIAQGKAINAFVDELLEEDADANVVVLGDFNEFQFLEPLAAVTGEGDEQVLNNLTLTLPEEERYSYIFEGNAQALDHALVSDALAEKTDYDVVHVNAEFTEQASDHDPLVVGLDLPETFEVTDGRDVIRAGDGDNRIAALGGPDLIALGDGTDIAEGNAGDDAIDGEAGTNIMSGGDGADTIRTGTGLDIALGGAGADRLIGTTGTNALFGGSDSDLLTSGDGIDLLAGGRGSDTVVAGSGRDAVFLGSDEDLIVFPKGWLDDDKADTTLVADLGNGDAMLFEGGRDLDLTADTIDFAPILGQVDDLLNGDLGLLSPQLQSLLAGIEDGEDVAEALAPLTALEPDANGQILVPVVGIGAGLDTVTVISGDIEAVRQSIYGA
- a CDS encoding cupin domain-containing protein → MTDTASRPKATPHQHLENGRTRVTEWRFAPGAETGAHTHEYDYVIVPVTRSRMRLEMPDGTVNHAELEPGRSYFRSAGVSHNVINDGDGDLVFVEVEFLEPASARS
- a CDS encoding M20 family metallopeptidase, with the protein product MDKGIASDGGLPDGGLRQAVIDAVDALQDANVALLSALVGEPSTLGNEQGAQAVMESAFADLGLEVDRFAIDEDAIRALPGYSPSVMSYDGRENVVGIHRPRGATGRSLILNGHIDVVPEGPGELWSNPPYEPVVRDGRLFGRGSGDMKAGIAAYTTAFRALRELGFAPAAPVYLQSVVEEECTGNGALACLHRGYRADAAVIPEPFDHTLMTAQLGVMWVRLTVTGKPAHVLDTSAGSNAIESAFALMDRLRRLEERWNEPGHRHPAYADHRHPVNFNLGRIEGGEWTSSVPSRCTIDVRIGFYPGMTTAEVRDAVLGTVREAERELGGLRVEVEWRGFQAEGCVIDRQHPMMRMLADSHRTVLGGEPADLAATCTTDARFFNLYGNTPATCYGPEAAGIHGIDESVSLDSLRDVTRVLALFMAGWCGLERAG
- a CDS encoding DMT family transporter, with amino-acid sequence MGSHAEAPSAGTIPDARQTVAKVVLILAIGLFWGGNWPAVKTVLFELPPITLRAIGFSTGALALLAWARARGLPLKVPAAEMPWLAATGLLNILAFNLCTAFAQLMMPTSRAAIIAFTMPVWAALLAIPFLGERPGGRQVVGLTLGLGGLLVLLGPEALRGGAGNLAGPLLVITAAVSWALGTVLMKRRGIWESHAVVVTGWQYALSALPVIVLAAVLESAPGPASWHLSTWLALGYHLVFSICVAQILWFVIVKRLTVAQSTIATLVIPVVGVAGSVLVLGDPLTARVLVSLALVVSAVACVMVRRRRNG